actatTAAAAAGTTACCTAACACGATTTCTGCTTTTTGTAGAGCCTATAGGGGGATGAGTGCAGAAGGAGCAAGCCAGACAATAGGGATGTGTGAGCCCGCCAATGATAGCTATAATATATCCAGTCAGGCTGAAATTTCCATCACACTGATGCAGCAGAAACTGCCACCATACATCCAGAACATCTTCATAGCTTGTGGTTATGACACTCTTCAAGTGATTGCAGAGATGAATGTTAATGAGTCATCCAAGTGTAATGACATTGACAAAATGTTGGAATATGTTAAGAAAACCTTTCCTAATGATAACAAGTATGCACTATAGATAAACTGGTGATTATGACACACTAACATGGGTGTGATAATGCTGCATGACGCACTCTGAAAGCAGTACTAATGCACACTGACTCTAGCAACAATGTGCTGGTTATTAGTTACATGTGTAGCTAACTGATAAAcatgaccagatttgacaaaaccagatGTATGATTTTGGAGCACTAGCTATATCAGTTTGAAATTTTGACATGCCTTTTTATAAAGCTATCGAAGAAATGTGTGAAATTTTAGGTCAATAACACTGAGTGGTCAAGTTACAGTTGATGtgttggatgtgtatggaagcctggttttgtcaaatccagtcatatACATAATGTACTATAGATGCACATGTATAGTGTGGATGGATTTTTATATCAAAGTCATCCAACCATCCAAGCCTTGCATTTAGCATTGCACAAGTTACATATTTGCTCCTTgaactgggcctgcaaaaacagaaTATGTAAGCACAAACTACTGCACCCCAGCATATAACCATATGCTtgatttgtatatatatatacgtatgtacctAACTAAATTAATAATGGCTAAAACTGTGTGACCATACACACATGATAGCATGCGCATGATGGTATAAAATGTTTAAAAATTAggcaaatttatttattttttatttattattactagcTATGTCTACTTCACAAGCGAAGGCTTTACACGGGGTGGGGGCATTTATGCAATTACAAATGATTGATTTGATTCTTAAATTGTTCAATAGAGATTTTATGTATCAATGTGCCCTATTAtagcaggcccggtcacatactTTCATCCATCTACTTCTGTTTTATTTATAATGTGTTAACTAGCAAGCTTTGGGACATAGATACTGGAGAACTGCCTATGTCAAGACTTGAGATCATTAATATTACATATATTCAAAAAAATGAGGTAACATTTGTGGGGCTTATAGCTGGAAATACATGTGTTTACTTAATAATGTGTATCTCCATTTCTGTGTAAGCTATAAATAATTCTGTAAGTTTCAGTAAAATCTCCATAAATTTCTACAGGTAGCTATAAGAATATAACAACACTAATTTTTGTGATGTGATATGAAGCATACATATAACCAGGctctatgtatatatatataggtatatGAGCGCATTGTTGTTTTGTATATAGTTTATGAAATTCACACATTCTCAAATAATTATGTGGGAAATACACCATCTATGTGTTGAATAAGTTACTAATGGGATAATGAGTGTGCATGGTGGGGAAGAGTGagtactagtagctactgttgTAAATCAAACAGTGTCCAGGATGTACTGTATTTGGTGAGGTTATATACCAGTGGCAGTGGTGTATGAAAAAGAGAGGTGTTATTGCATTCATCCCTGGCAAGGTAAGCTATTAGCAACTGTAGTAGTTTTGAAGCTTGTTGATGAAGACCCTGAAAGGTTATTTGATATTTGGGTATGCACTGTCGAACAGTTCATTAAACTGATGACCAAGGCTACACGATTCACTTGGGTATCAGAGTTCCTGAAGTAGCTAAATGCGTAGGTGCTAAAGTGACCCAATCTTGTGCCACTATTTGCTTAACAGCAGAAGAAATGGCCTTGTCATGCACCTCTACAGTAGCAGACAGTCCTCTTTTCTCTTTCATAATAACACTCAGGAATTGAGGATCCAGTGGTGAAAAGAGCTCACTATATCCAGTTTGACAATTTGACTGATAGAGAGAATTTCTCTATAATCAGCAAGAAAACTTGTTGCAAACAAATGTCATCGATCATCTTGCTGGAAGCAATGAAAATTAATACGGAGATATCAATAGAATCTGGGTATAACTTTTGTTTAAACTTTATAAGAGTTCTAAGATTCTCCATTATTCCTTAACACTCAATAAGTATTCACTAAACTATCGTACCTTGAAAACTCCATCCACCAACCAGCATCATTTTCACAGCTGCCCTCCACCATGCTTCATTCTGCTAGGTTGACAAAAACATGATATTCAAGTATAGGTTGTGGTTAAACCAGTACTTTTAAGATGCTTAGCATACACTTTACAGGGAAACGCCCAGAAGGGTGTTTAGAGTCTTGAGACCTAATTGAACTTCAAAGGTATTAGATAAACTGCATAGCTAAAAGCAAAatatcaaaatattctaatagagcagtcacaaatcTCTATTGGACAAATAtgaaagtacatgtacagtggtccctctattATCTGGGACCTGAGTGTGTTCAGATATAGTATGTACGAGTAATAACGAgttgagctgagccctgagaaaacagctttAAAAAGATAATtggatttttctcaagagaataTAAAATTTCAGCCAtcagatgattaatggtgacaaTAAGAGCAGACATGTGTAGTTTGGCTTCATTACAAGTTGTCATAACAAACTAAACACTTCTATGACACCTATGGTGAAAATTTGAtttggtcataaatattgtgtaagacatttgaatgaaatgaTTTTCAAATATGTTTAGTGGGTCAAACAAttatactacaaatgagccaatcCTGTAGGTTGTATCACATGACTATCATTATTATTTCGGGTCATGAAAGTCAGGCATAAGATTCAATAGGCATGGCCTAGCTAAGCTAGCAATTCAGAGTTATCATAGCTACCCTATACCTTCCAGATATAATAGCCAATGATTCTTTGATTGAAAAGTAAACGAGTGTTTGTAACATGTAAACTAATTTCAGTGCTAACCTTGATTGCTATCTTCAATGGGTGAACGTCTTCCTCTTAAGCTCGAGTTCCCCATCACTGTAAACCAAGTTTCTCTAGCTTCCATCCTGCTGAGTGGTCATTTGACTATACAGCACTATGTTGTTCCCAGAAAACTTTGTGTAAAAGAGCTACACAGTCCACCACAGCCATTAGTCCAACATTTATTGCATGCCATGatggcatgaggctattatgctcctaaaattgagcattatgcttttgagcagtgctcaaaaaatcacctattatgcttttgagaattgcccattattcccaaaattgtgccatcataattggctaataatgccagtttattgctgtatcacaacattttcattgatgtttaagcttcaaatagtcttcaattctttagctggttgatgtattagagtatttcatttcaatgtgactgctttattaaagtaaaaTAAtgttcagtgactgttctattagagtttctgactgctctattagagtatatctcgatctttttaacggaattacgcaatctgcagattttcctactgttaatgctttataatcacctcaaaatgctagcataattcctgatttccacacatgcCTATTacgcccgaaattatgccagcataatcgccgcatccctaatgcCATCCAGTTTTATATTTACATCAGAAAACACAAGTTGAAAATACTTTTGCAAAGTGGAGTTATGAGAATTTGAtttattgtgctatttttgagGACTTTGTCCAATGGAATAAATAagagaaatttttaaaaattgcttatATATAACTCCACTATCCTATGACAGATTTTCAAATACTAAGTGTTTAGGTATACTATACAAGGCTATGCTAGTTTAAAATTGTTTCGTTAATTTTACAATTTTCCTGGAGTGGCTATGAATGGTGCTTTGTACCCTATCCtatagaggaaaactttggCAGAAGGATTCGGAAAATCTTTGCAAATTTACTCAACCTGCTAATCATATAGCTTGAGCTTGAGTTCGCCAAAATTTATTTTGCCAAATACAATTTACTAACTATTTGTCAAAGTGAGAACCAAGCATAAGTTGACAAAGGTAAATGCTCCTTtgttctttctccactactgcgTAGATGTTGATTCATGGGTAGCATGTATGGCTTCTCTATAGTCTAATTttttgttgtgactggattgattcagaggcacttcttgtactgttcttcattcgTAACACTGTAACTATAGTGAGCTAAAAACAATGCAACATTTTCTTGTTGCTTTTCTGTACTTGATGGTCGGGGTCTGGTATGTATTTAGAAATTTGTATTATTAGGTCTGGTGCCATTGATACAGTAGCTATGCACTAGTCATAAATTAcgataaacaaacaagtgtagggaaaattagaaattttataatTCAGTAGAGATCAAAAAATAAAAAGTAACAAAATAAAGGCAgccatctacacctgcagctatattaGTGAACATTTACAGGGGCGGTTTAGGGTTTTTttggggtttccagaaaccccctctgaaatagcgCTCCCctgggtgataaaaattacaaagagttatacatactgtattatattatggctttttctattggcaaaatttcatacttttgcctttgaaatcaccttcacagcattcagtgactttttttttgtcttcaacttgcagctaggctgaagttgcaattccagagaacctgaaacccccttggaaaatttctagatccgcccctgatttaaTATATAACTGAAGGAGGAAtaattgtccactagtatagctgcaggtgtagattgCCTCCCTTTGGTTTCCTTGTTAATATGTGATGTATACTTCACTGGGTACTATACTAAGCATAGTAGTTCATAATGTTGTGTTCCCCAATGCTTAGCCACACTTACAGATACTATATACACACTTATCAGTGTCTACCATTTTGCAAGTTTCAATATTGGCTATATATATCTCTTATTAGCATGTAACCACTTGTGATATGTACCATTCAGCATTATCTCCCCACCTCAACACTGCTGGGTGTACCACTGGAGTGGCTGGGGATAACATGTTATgtttcactttgtagagaagAGAGAGAAACTGATTATTCCTGGAAATAAGGGGCTGAGTGATGTCCTGTGTAATCATGTGGTCACACACGGTAAGTGTCATAACTTAATAGTGTGGAGAAGAAATTAGTGTACAGTAATAAAGACAAAGAGTTTGGTCACAGACCATATACATTATTACTTCTGAAAAGAAAACTACAATAAAAATTAACCTAAATTTCTTGGTGTCATGTTCCACTGTATTGGTGCAAAGCTCTTTAATTCCACCAAATCCTAAACTTTCCTTTATGCTacaacctgttaatgtggacacttgaggacacctacataatccagacacttagttaaggtcctaAAGTATCCCGTAGTACATAAACTTACCTGGAAACCTTGACAATCAGAACACTATTGGTTGGTCTCAAGGTGTCCACATCACCCCTTGTACATATTGTGATACTAGTTGGTGTATGTAGGGATCGGGCCGAGGGAGGCAGATCTTGATGCTCAGGTGATCAGTTTAGTGTCGGACTTGGCATTAGAGCAACTCCGTAACATCAAGACAGACATCATCACATTTGACCCTCAAGTGTTCAACCAGAAAATTGTATGTACTTGATAATCAtaagttcataataattatttgtatgaggagagtatctaactggagTACATTCAGCAAACACACTATAACACCTCATAGTGGTCTGTTCTCATAATaaaggcttgaccttatcaacacttcTCTATCACCAGTAGAGGTATTTGAACTTAAcatttgtacaggttatactggggacagtttATGCCGGGGCAGTATACTCTCCCCAATTCAACTCTTCAATTTAAAGAGCTTAATGGTATCATAATGAAATGTGTCATGTGTTTAGTTGAAAATGTTGAGAGGACATGAATCAGAAGATTTAGAACGGGTGGATTGGTCTTGGCTTGGCAGTAAAGTTTGCAAGACATTTCACAGTGCTCCATCTGTTGATTTCTTGTAAGTGTGTATTAGGACTGCATAGCAAGTGGTTTGTAACACTTAAATGTTAATTGATGGTAGTTAAATTTGGCAGACAGTCAATATTAGCTATGCAAGTAGAGTTGGCTTAACTGATCAATTTTGCAAATTGTAGTCCTGCTAAACTAAGTTTCTTCACTTATGGTAGTGAAAAacatcatactgtataaatTATGATGCAGCCTCTACattaaaccatagatatacgACTCTTTATAATAAGAGTTGTATATCTATGATTAAATCATTAGTGGTTGCTATGGTACCTGTTACAGATATGGAAGTCTGGACTTACAAAGAGTGATGACTAAAGATGTCAACCATCTTCTGATTGAACTGAGGAAGGCATGTAATGAGTCGGGAGGTAAACGTGAACTCTAATCCATGCTGGGCCATTGATGTCATCTTACACAACTTTGTGCATTTCTTGGAGTTTCTAGCTCACCCCACATCATTTGCACAGACAGTAGAAAATATTTCCCACTTTTCATTTCTGATAAAGGTTAGCCTCTCAATTAATGATCACCTTGTTAAGATGACATGTTCAATAGGAGGGGATAGCTGGGGTACAGGTGATTGATAATCAACCATATATATTTCTACGTAAGTGTCATTCCTTTTGTATATATCAGTTGATATGTACTGTTGTGAGTACATAATTTACTCTTGGTACTGTGTATAGTATAAACTGTGTTTGTGAATTGTGTGAATTGAGCAAGTCATGAAATACACTTTCACAGAGTATTGTTTGTCACCCATTATCAATAAAATTGTCCAGCTCACAAGAACTGCTAGGCAGATTACagtatacaaattttgaatggtaTGAAGCTTTTGTTCAATCCTTCTTCCTTGACATGTTAGTGTAGCCCATCAGTGGAGAGTGAATTATCCCAAACACCAAAATGACtgtctattagagaattttgtCAAGGAACTCCATATAAACTGACACacatacagtgttgggagtaacgcgttacgtaatattattacttttgtggtaacaaagtaatataacgaaatacgctataaaaacaggtaatataactcaagttactttacttgcaaatgtaatacgttacctaagtaatatagttactgtaacgaatctaatattacgtaatattactaaaagtaacgaagttactaatttcgttagtaacccactgagtaacgcctagccacaatgaagtaatgaagcctactaaatgaggcttattcaccagcttcttacttatatcaagacttgcacattgtccaacaatgcaatcgtgtcacgtgataaggtggtagtttcacacatgacagcttaaggctatggacacaaagtaatataatatgtaatattattagttactttattttatgggtaatatgtaactgtaactaaatagttcagctgcaagtaatatgtaata
This portion of the Dysidea avara chromosome 12, odDysAvar1.4, whole genome shotgun sequence genome encodes:
- the LOC136241074 gene encoding uncharacterized protein codes for the protein MLMSHPSVMTLTKCWNMLRKPFLMITKKREKLIIPGNKGLSDVLCNHVVTHGIGPREADLDAQVISLVSDLALEQLRNIKTDIITFDPQVFNQKIIWKSGLTKSDD